From the Prosthecobacter sp. SYSU 5D2 genome, the window TAAAGATGTACCCCGGCCCCGCCAAAGAAGAGGAGATGCAGCCAGTCCGGAATAAAAGGCTGGTCTTGCAGGCCGTGTTTAATGAACCTCATTGAAATATAGATCAGTGTCCATGCTGCATACGGCACACAAATTCTGTCAAACCGCAGTCCTTTTAGGCTCGAACGCACATGCTTACCTTTATGCGTGAAAGTCCTGAGGCGATGGATAAAAAAATACAGAGCGAGAGTGATGAAAAACGGAACACTCAGCATATTAAACGCCCTGCCCACTGCATCGGAACTTGCATCTGCGGGACCCAGGTGGACAAACACCACGCAAAAGGCAAAAAAACATCTTCCTAAGTCGAGAGTAAAGTTGTGGGATGTCTGCATGAAGTCGGTGGTCTCTAAACGCGCAGATCAAGCCGTCAATCGTCCACCTGTACATTTCGAAATCACCACCCACGAAGGCCGACCACCAGCCTCATCTTCCTCTTGCAGCTTTCGCGGGGAGTGCTTTGTGAATACCCGCCCAATGTCTTCCACCCTGACTCCGCTCTCTGAGATTGCCGACGCCCTGCGCCCAGCCCAGCGCATCGCCATTGCTGCGCACGTGCGGCCGGACGGAGATGCCGTCGGTTCGGTCATGGGCCTGGCGCTGAGCCTGCGGGCCATGGGCAAGACGGTGTATGCGCTGCTGGAGGATGGCGTGCCGCTGAACCTGACGTTTCTGCCGGAGGTGGCCACCATCTTGACGCCGCCATATGCGGATTTTGACATTGATGTCGCGGTGGCCCTGGACACGGCCACGCATGAGCGGGTGGGCGAGCAGACGCAGGCCGTACTGGCCCGCGCGCCGCTGTTTATTGATATTGACCATCATCCCAGCAATCCCGGCTACGGGCATCTGAACCATGTGGACGGCACGCAGCCGGCGGTGGGCCAGATCGTCTATGATCTGCTGAAAACGGGCGGCTTTCCCATCACGGATGCGGTGATGCAGCATCTCTACACGGCCATCAGTACGGACACGGGCTCTTTCCAATATTCCAGCACGAATCCGCGCACGCATGAAATCGCGGCGGAGATGCTGCGTGCGGGGCTGGATACCTCCCGGCTCTCACAGCTCATTTATCACACCTTTCCCGCCCGCCGCCTGTTGCTGCTGCGCGCCATGCTGAATGAGATGGAGCTCCGCGCGGAGGGACGGATCGCCAGCTGGCAGTTTACCCAGGCGCTGATGGATGAAATCCAGGTGCAGCCGGGGGATACGGAGGGCCTCATTGATACCCTGCGGATGATTGATACCGTGGTCTCCGCCGTCATCTTTGAGGAGATGGCCGGGGGCAAAGTCCGCGTCAGCGCCCGGTCCAAGGACCCGCGGCTGGACGTCTCCGCCGTGTGCGGCCAGTTTGGGGGCGGAGGCCACCGCATGGCCTCCGGCACCCGCATGAAAGGCCCCATCCAGGTGGCCGCAGAAACCTTTTTGACCGCCCTAGAAAATGAAGTCCGAAGACTCGATTAATGGTGTCCTATTAGTGGACAAAGACCCCGATATGACCTCCCACGATGTGGTGGCCGTGGCCCGCCGCTGCCTGAATACCAAAAAGATCGGCCACTGCGGCACCCTGGATCCGATGGCCACCGGCATGCTCATCCTGGTCATCGGCACCGGCACGAAGCTGCAGGACCTGCTGATGAGCGAGGACAAGGAATACATCGGCAGTCTGCGCCTGGGCGCGACCACCAGTACGCAGGATCGGGAAGGGGAGATCCTGGAGGAAAAGCCCGTGCCCGCCTTCACCGACGACCAGATCCGCGAAGCCTTTGACGCCTACCGGGGTGATTTCTACCAGACGCCGCCCATGGTCAGCGCCATCAAGATTGATGGCGTGCCGCTTTATAAACTGGCCCGTCAGGGCAAGGAAGTGGAGCGCAAACCGCGCTTCGTCCGGGTGTATGATTATCAGCTCAACAAGATCGCGGTGCCAGACGTGGATTTCCGGGTGGTGTGCACCAAAGGGTTTTACGTCCGCACGTATGCGCATGACATCGGCCAGAAGCTGGGCTGCGGCGCGCATCTGACCGCGCTGCGCCGTTCCCGCAGCGGGCACTTCAAGTTTGAGCCGGGAAATCACACCACCTTCAGCGCGCTCAAAGAGGGCCGCCGGGAGGAAGTGATGGCTTCGATGATGAGCCTGTATGATGTTTCCAAGCTCCGTGGGGCGTAGCCCAAGCATGGGACACAGGCGTCCCGCCTGTGGCTTGAACAGCCAAGATGGCTGTTCTCCATGCTAAATCACACACCCCCAAACCGGCGCTGCCGTTTGCTGTAGTCGCGGATGGCGTCCTTGAGGTCTTCCTTGTCGAAGTCGGGCCAGAGTTTCGGCGTGACGAAAAACTCCGTGTAGCTGAGCTGCCAGAGGAGGAAGTTGGAGATGCGCATCTCACCGCTCGTGCGGATGAGCAGGTCCGGGTCCGGATAGTAGCGGGTGTAGAGATGTTTGCTGAAGACATCG encodes:
- a CDS encoding bifunctional oligoribonuclease/PAP phosphatase NrnA; the protein is MSSTLTPLSEIADALRPAQRIAIAAHVRPDGDAVGSVMGLALSLRAMGKTVYALLEDGVPLNLTFLPEVATILTPPYADFDIDVAVALDTATHERVGEQTQAVLARAPLFIDIDHHPSNPGYGHLNHVDGTQPAVGQIVYDLLKTGGFPITDAVMQHLYTAISTDTGSFQYSSTNPRTHEIAAEMLRAGLDTSRLSQLIYHTFPARRLLLLRAMLNEMELRAEGRIASWQFTQALMDEIQVQPGDTEGLIDTLRMIDTVVSAVIFEEMAGGKVRVSARSKDPRLDVSAVCGQFGGGGHRMASGTRMKGPIQVAAETFLTALENEVRRLD
- the truB gene encoding tRNA pseudouridine(55) synthase TruB, translating into MTSHDVVAVARRCLNTKKIGHCGTLDPMATGMLILVIGTGTKLQDLLMSEDKEYIGSLRLGATTSTQDREGEILEEKPVPAFTDDQIREAFDAYRGDFYQTPPMVSAIKIDGVPLYKLARQGKEVERKPRFVRVYDYQLNKIAVPDVDFRVVCTKGFYVRTYAHDIGQKLGCGAHLTALRRSRSGHFKFEPGNHTTFSALKEGRREEVMASMMSLYDVSKLRGA